The Oryza glaberrima chromosome 5, OglaRS2, whole genome shotgun sequence DNA segment ACTTGCTTGGTAAGTGCTGGTCTTTTTGTTTTCCTCAGCTAACACATTCAATTGCAAATGCTTATCTGgaaaccaaaaaaatatatgcttttGATCGCAACATTGTTAGCTTAGGAGAATACTACGAAGTATATTCAGACAACAGTGTGACATGATTATCTGTTAGCAGTTGGCAGAAACTTAACAACTAGATTCAACAAAGACTAATAAGCTGAATTGCTATTGCAGACATTACACCAGATCAAGAACCACTGAGTTGGCGTACCAGGATGAAGATAGCACATGGAACCGCAAAGGGGCTTGAACACCTCCATGAGAAGATGAGTCCGCCTGTCATATACCGGGATCTCAAGTCCCCCAACATCCTTCTTGACAAGGATTACAATCCTAAACTGTCAGACTTTGGGCTTGCAAAGCTAGGCCCTTTTGAGGGAGACAAACATGTCTCAACTAGGGTGATGGGCACATTTGGGTACTGTGCTCCAGAATACGTAAGAACAGGCATGCTAAGTACCAAGACTGATGTCTATAGTTTTGGGGTTTTTCTACTTGAGTTGATCACAGGAAGAAGAGCTGTGGATACCTGCAGACCAGTTTGTGAACAAATCCTGGCTTACTGGGTATGCACTAAAAACACTTAACTAGAccagcattttttttatcagaGTACAACCACTTCTATAAGTTGGTCATATAATTCAAACAAatggaacataaaaaaaatgctacgAAATTTTTGATAGTAATTAGTCAAATAAGATGCCCTTCTACAAAGTTTCTGATCATTGAATTTGTTTGTGGTCAACAGGCCAAACCCATGCTTCATGATcggaggaggtaccatgagctGGTAGACCCTCTTCTTAGAGGTGACTATCCAGACAAAGATTTTAACCAAGCTGCGGCCGTGGCAGCGATATGCATAGAAGATGAAGCCTCAGTTCGGCCATATATGAGTGACATTGTTGTTGCATTGGGATTCCTCGCAGAAGTACCCGCAGGTTGTGAAGAGAGGATTAACGCTGAACCCCAGAACAGAAAGGATGAAGATCCTTCAGTAACTGGTAACACCAAGAAAGATCAAAGCACATTTGACCGTCAACGAGCAGTTGCTGAGGCCATCGAATGGGGCTCTGTGAGGCAGAAACAAATGGCtcaaattaaagaaaagaaagctCAACCTCAGGGCATTGTAGCCCCCAAGACAAACAAGTTGTAATATGAGTAATGGTTATGTATAGAACCATGTGCAAAAGTTTTTAGGCTGTCTCCTAACTTGTAAATTTGCAATGTTGTACAAGCTTTAAAGCTGACTTGTAATAAAGAAATTAGAATTCGTAAATGACATGCTTGCCTAAAAAAGGTGGTCAAGGATCAATACCATGGCTTACATGGTTGGGGTTTTTTTCCCCAATTATTTCGACAGCATACTGTCGTTGTAAGCTTCTATTGTAATGATCCTTTCtcccaatcttaatgaaattggtcgaCCGAACTTTTGGCCgacctggaaaaaaaaaggatcaataCCATGGCACTATAGCCTCTACTGAAGCCAACAGGTTGTAGAAAGTGAAAAGGCCAGTTTCGCTTATGCTTACATATGCCAATTGCCAGGCAAATTTATTAAGCTGTCCTATAAGAAATAATATTGCAATAATGGGTGAACACTAGGGCTAAATTTTCACATACAGAATTGAACCATAAATCAAATTACTATCCTCATAATTATGTCATACTGATAGGCATACATAGTGCAATAAGTGATCGAATGTgtttctatatatttatatatatatatcaatccATCCATCTATGTACGACACAATTACAATGGTTCAGATTAAAACAATAGTCACTGCCAAATACAATATAAAATTTCTAAAGTTGAAATAAATTAGAAGGAAGTTTAGGAATTGGAAGAACTCTATTCTAAACTACAAAAGAATAGAACGTCCGATTTAAAACCAACAGAAATTAGCAAGTTGATTTGCATAAGAATGCAATTCACAACAGAAAGGTACGAAAAATTCCGAactaaaaataccaaaaatagttacttaaataaaaaaaaggacttTGCAAGATTCAAATATGATAATTaccaattttaaattttacactaattaaaatataaataaaattgtgATTTTCATTTACTCAGAGTTTTTATCATGTACATTTTGATAAATACAAATATTAAATATCCGTATATTCAAAATTAGTTTacccaaaaaatatatatgtatatgaaaaataataaaaataaaatattgaaaaagttTTAGAAAAGATTTATAGGTACTTTTTATGGGAACCATTAAGGTAATTTAAGAatgacttatatatatatatatattttgcataTAACAAGTCAAGTGGTCAAACGTCATCTTGAAAGTCAACATCATATTTAAAAATGGAggaaataaaattttagaaCGTGCATAAAAAATGAACTTTATAATCAATTTCTGATGACCCATATTGGCATCCTTCATAACCccatttacatgtaaattgggTTTTTAAGGCAACAAAATATTTAACCTAAGATTATATAACCATGTGCAATCGATGGAAAGCCTTTGACTGGTGCAACACGTATGCGTATGCTAGCTTAACATACCTGTCCTGCAGGGAAAGCTACAAAGGACAGAACAGTGCCTTACATGCCCTGGGTTTTTTTCATATACATTTAcccaaaaattattatttttagataattgaaactgtatttaataaaaaaaaagagcaaaaattACTTTACCCAAATTGCTCGCATAGGACTTTCACCAGTACAATCATTCATGTACCAGAGTACCAGACAACCAACCAAAGTCCCTTGGGAGGTAGGAGTTGAGagcagttcttttttttttaacttttaagggCTGATCAAAGCCTATAACAGGGAAAATATGCAGTGCAAACTCTATATGTAGTGTAAATCTAAAGATTATCGTAGGATACACAAATGAACGTCTGAGAATTGTCAACGTCACCACGAGTAAATTTTTTTACTGGGTTTTTTTGACTTAGTAAAAAAACTACTCATGGTTAAATCTGGGAGTAAAATATCTCAGACGTCCATTTGTGATCCTAAGGTAGTTTCCAGGTTTGCACTACGTATTTCCCCTATAACAGAAGTGTTGATTACTAGTTTGGTTTGGAAATAGAGTGCAAATGGAGCACTCTACATTTCACTAGATAGATCATGATTTTGTCAGTAGTGCCTAATCTTTTTGGACGAAAAGGGCCTTCTAACAATTGCAttagaggaggagaagagaagagtttaAGGTATACAGTCAAAACAGGAGCAATTTGGCTCAACCAGCACAGGAGCCACTTGGTGGATTACAAACAGGAGTCGACTTAGGCATGGTTCATTGGTTCAGAAAGCAGATAGATGTCCAGATAAACCTGATCTAAATCAGAAAAATGACCATACAGTTTATGATCAAGTTTGAACCAGATAACCAGTGCGTCACCCAGATCAGACACTCTAATAAGCAGGCAAAAAACAATCCATTTTCCAGAATGAAACCAGGGAGTCAACACAAGTAGCGTGTTCTCGAAGTTGCACATTCTCAAATAAGCAAATTGTCTAATTTTAGAATTCAAGCATGATCCAAAAACAAAGGGATGTTCTATTCTTGGTTCCCATTCTCCTCCATAGAGGCATGAAGAAAATGCTCCTCTTATCtgaccacaatttttttttactgactaGATCCATCACAGGGATCACTTTTTTGTTGCAGTGCACAAGAACCTGTAACTTGGATACAGGATCTTTTTAgcaaggaaggagaaggggagcCTGTATAAAACTCTCACCCTTGCTGCCCCCATTGTGCACAACAGAGGCTTATCGATTGTAAGAAGAGACAAAAAGGAAGAAACAGGGATTGAGAGAGATTTCATACATTGACGAAGATGAGCTGCTTTTCATGCTTCAAGCCTGAAAAGAAGATGAAGTCAAAGGGGATGGAGGCAAGGGAGGTCACAGTTGTGAAGAAACATGGAGCATCCCTCAAGAATTCTGGTAAGATCATTGGGGGATACCCCAGCTACTACTCCTAGGCCTAAGCAACAAAAGGAATCCATGTTTCTCCAAATGAAATCTATGTAGCTATTACATTCTACATTATCTGTTTCCTAACAGTTTCACATGCATCTGTTGTCATACTTATTCAAGTTTTCTGACAGTTCTTTTGTAACCTTGAATCAATCcagatttgaatttgaataacAATAGAAAACACCTAGATCCAAGTAAATAAGAACAGAACGAAATTGTGTAAATTTATGTCTAATGTATCCTACAACTCACCACTGCAGAATCGGAAAAGTTGCCATGTGTCTCCTCAGACCACAAGCAATCATCTGAAGCAGCAGTAAATACTGAACCACACAATGGAAGCCCAGTTACTGCCAGAACTGGAAAAAAATTCACGTTCCGTGAGCTAGCGACAGCCACCAATAACTTCCGTTCTGACCGTCTTCTGGGAGAGGGGGGCTTTGGCAGGGTCTACAAGGGACAGCTTGAAAATGGCCAGGTATACACAATAACGATTAGTGGCAAACATTCTTCATATAAAATCAGCTCACCTGTCTCAAATTGTTCACTGATTCAATTATTTTTCCATACATGATCAGCTTGTAGCTGTCAAACGACTGGATCTTAGTGGATTTCAAGGTAACAAAGAGTTCCTAGTTGAGGTGATGATGCTCAGCCTCTTAAACCATCCAAACCTGGTCAGTTTGGTTGGCTATTGCTCAGACGGAGATCAAAGATTACTGGTGTATGAGTACATGGCCCATGGCTCACTTGCAGACCACTTGCTAGGTAAgtggtcttttttttcttctcaaacaCAAGTGCCAATGCTAACTTGACGACAGTCAGTTTAATCCATGATGAAATCTAGATGCTAGTGATCACAAAGCTAACACAAGtgcctactttttttttatcataattgtCATCATAGAAAAATACTCTGAAGAATATACAGACAACATTGTAACATGATTATTTACTGTTAGCATTTCGTAGCAAATTAATAGCTAGATGAAACAAGGATTTATAAGCTCAATTGTTATTGCAGAAAACACCCCAGATCAAGTACCACTAAGTTGGCATATCAGGATGAAGATAGCCCATGGAACTGCTAAAGGGCTTGAATACCTCCATGAGAAGGCTAATCCACCTGTCATCTATCGGGATCTCAAATCACCCAACATCCTTCTTGACAACGAATACAACCCTAAGCTGTCAGACTTTGGGCTTGCAAAGCTAGGCCCTGTTGGGGGGAAGGCACATATCTCAACTCGGGTGATGGGCACATATGGATACTGTGCTCCAGAATACATAAAGACACGCCAGCTAACTACCAAGACTGATGTCTACAGTTTTGGGGTTTTTCTACTTGAGTTGATCACAGGAAGAAGAGCTGTAGATTCATCCAGACCAGAATGTGATCAAATCCTCGTTAAATGGGTATGCACTAAAAGTACTTTAACTAGACCAGCATTTCAGATCAGAATACAATTGCCTCTATAACTTGGTCATATTTCAAACAAATGGAACATACAAAACGCTATGAAATTTTTGGATAAAAAATAGTCAAATAAGATGCCCTTCTACAAAGTTTCTGATCATTGAATTTATTTGTGATCAACAGGCCAAACCCATGCTCAAAAATCCAAGTAGGCACCATGAGCTGGTGGACCCACTTCTTAGAGGTGACTACCCAAGGGGAGATTTGAACCAGGCTGTGGCCGTGGCAGCAATGTGCCTACAAGAGGAAGCCTCAGTTCGGCCATACATGAGTGACACTGTTGTCGCATTGGGATTCCTCGCAGAAGTACCCTCAGGCTATAAAGAGAAGATTAACACTGTGCCCCAAAACAAACAGGATAAAGATCCCTCATTTACTGGTAGCACTAAGCAAGATCAAAGATCATTCGATCGTCAACGAGCAGTTACTGAGGCCATCGAATGGGGAGCCACGAGGCAAAAACAGAAAGCTCAAATCCAAGAGAAAACAAGTCACTTGCAGGGCATTGTCGCCCCCACTGAAACCAACAGGTTGTAAAAACCGGTAGCAGCTATGTATAAATCCATTGAGCATAGTTTTTTAGGTTCTCTCCTAACTTATAAGTTACACAATTTTGTGCAAGCCTTAGAGATGAATTGTCATATAGAATTAGAATTTGTAAATGACATTCTTGTCTCATAAAGGTTGTCCAGGATTAATACCATTGCACCATAGCCCCTACAGCCCTACTGATGATGACAGGTTgtaaaaagttattttttttaaaaaaaaaaaggttgccaTATAACAAGTAATTTTGCAATTCTGAGCGAATCCTTGggctaaatttttaaaatacatATTAGAACTGTAAATCTATTATTGTCCTCAACTCGTAACAATGTCAGTGTCAGGGATCCATAATAGAAAGAAACAGGTGAATTGGTTTGTGCTTATATACCTAGCAAGAACAGGTCACAGCAAAGACACAGTGTGACTGATACAGTATTTGCCTAAATTTGACGCAAAAGACATAGGTTTATTTATTGTACTCCTAAGCTGCAAGAGATTACCTTTGGAGTGACTTCTATGTTGGATTTCCTGGTGTGTTCAATGCACTAACCgcacattaaaaaaagaaattaagctattaaaataaaaaggcaGACTTTATTGCTTCAACATTCTCAGCTCAACAAAATGCATGATCCTGCAATGCAGAGTTGTGTACCTAAGTACACGAGTAGGAAAGAAGTTCGATTACTAATAAAATGAGTTGTTACAGGAAATTTCCTTCCCATCAACAAAGGTCCAAACACTATTTTGttttgcaaaataaataaaacaagcaGATATCGGCATGGACTCTTGCTCTCCCCTGAGATGAGTTTTGATCACTAACACGTCACTTTAAAACTTAACATCTGAAAGAGAATTCCAGCTGTGCTACCCatttttcgtaaaaaaaaaaaggctactCATACTTGCTTAAACCTATGTCCTTCTAACAAAGTATCTGGTTACCGTCTCTTGCCTCTGTACTAATACTATGATAGATGATATAACACAACTACACATCAAGTCACTATTAAAAACCTTATGGTCTACAGACACTGAAAAGAACCTCAGAACAAGTAAAGAAAGGTGCATTTTATTTCTTATTAAATTGGAAATATACAAAGTCATGACAAATCTTGGACAAATTATCAGATATAGGACATCAGGGACGATGTGTACAAATTGTCCAAATCATGCTCACCTC contains these protein-coding regions:
- the LOC127773250 gene encoding probable serine/threonine-protein kinase PBL26 codes for the protein MSCFSCFKPEKKMKSKGMEAREVTVVKKHGASLKNSESEKLPCVSSDHKQSSEAAVNTEPHNGSPVTARTGKKFTFRELATATNNFRSDRLLGEGGFGRVYKGQLENGQLVAVKRLDLSGFQGNKEFLVEVMMLSLLNHPNLVSLVGYCSDGDQRLLVYEYMAHGSLADHLLENTPDQVPLSWHIRMKIAHGTAKGLEYLHEKANPPVIYRDLKSPNILLDNEYNPKLSDFGLAKLGPVGGKAHISTRVMGTYGYCAPEYIKTRQLTTKTDVYSFGVFLLELITGRRAVDSSRPECDQILVKWAKPMLKNPSRHHELVDPLLRGDYPRGDLNQAVAVAAMCLQEEASVRPYMSDTVVALGFLAEVPSGYKEKINTVPQNKQDKDPSFTGSTKQDQRSFDRQRAVTEAIEWGATRQKQKAQIQEKTSHLQGIVAPTETNRL